A part of Paenibacillus sp. IHBB 10380 genomic DNA contains:
- a CDS encoding DUF1700 domain-containing protein gives MDKIMNDYLVKIEKYLKSMSDSERIDIVKEIKSVMLELQNNGVSSEQIIERLGNPKELAKAYLGEAISKNSKFSWRKFGAVFAFCSSFAGVSGMFLLPFISTLSIALMISGVIAPIGGIIKFVGYLMGYDIAGITIEIGAFTANRPMEFLPISIVMGVLMFWLGRVLWKLTIKYIHAVSQKIKKMEI, from the coding sequence ATGGATAAAATTATGAATGACTATCTTGTAAAAATTGAAAAGTATTTGAAATCTATGTCCGATTCCGAGCGTATTGACATTGTAAAAGAAATCAAAAGTGTAATGCTTGAATTGCAAAATAATGGTGTATCTTCTGAGCAAATCATCGAACGGTTAGGAAACCCAAAAGAATTAGCGAAAGCATACTTAGGTGAAGCCATTTCAAAGAACAGTAAATTTAGTTGGCGTAAATTCGGCGCTGTATTTGCATTTTGTAGCAGCTTTGCAGGCGTCAGCGGTATGTTTCTTTTGCCTTTTATCAGTACTCTTTCCATTGCTTTAATGATTAGTGGAGTTATTGCACCGATAGGCGGAATTATTAAATTTGTCGGGTATCTTATGGGATATGATATTGCCGGAATAACAATCGAAATTGGAGCATTTACAGCAAACCGCCCAATGGAGTTCTTGCCAATTTCTATTGTGATGGGTGTGTTGATGTTTTGGTTGGGGAGAGTGTTATGGAAACTTACAATTAAATATATACACGCAGTTAGTCAGAAAATAAAAAAAATGGAAATATAA
- a CDS encoding DUF1700 domain-containing protein: MDKIMNDYLEKIEKYLKSMSDSERIDIVKEIKSVMLELQNNGVSSEQIIERLGNPKELAKAYLGEAISKNSKFSWRKFGAVFAFCSSFGGASGMFLLPFISTLSIALMISGVITPIGGIIKFVGYLMGYDIAGITIEMGAFTPSPMQFLPISIVMGVLMFWLGKVLWNLTIKYIHAISQKMKKIEI, encoded by the coding sequence ATGGATAAAATTATGAATGACTATCTTGAAAAAATTGAAAAGTATTTGAAATCTATGTCCGATTCCGAGCGTATTGACATTGTAAAAGAAATCAAAAGTGTAATGCTTGAATTGCAAAATAATGGTGTATCTTCTGAGCAAATCATCGAACGGTTAGGAAACCCAAAAGAATTAGCGAAAGCATACTTAGGTGAAGCCATTTCAAAGAACAGTAAATTTAGTTGGCGTAAATTCGGCGCTGTATTTGCATTTTGTAGCAGCTTTGGAGGCGCCAGCGGTATGTTTCTTTTGCCTTTTATCAGTACTCTTTCCATTGCTTTAATGATTAGTGGGGTTATTACACCAATAGGCGGAATTATTAAATTTGTCGGGTATCTTATGGGATATGATATTGCCGGAATAACAATCGAAATGGGAGCATTTACACCAAGCCCAATGCAGTTCTTGCCAATTTCTATTGTGATGGGTGTGTTGATGTTTTGGTTGGGGAAAGTGTTATGGAATCTTACAATTAAATATATCCACGCAATTAGTCAGAAAATGAAAAAAATAGAAATATAA
- a CDS encoding serine hydrolase domain-containing protein: MKIRSQITFASLALLITGSSLLSTSPTSIVKAEPTQNVSSSLQTSTQRNHNSVKQAMRDTLQLGFPGILAKTSEGGKTWGYAAGVANLSTKKPMETDFRFRIGSVTKTFTATIVLQLAGENRLNLDDSIEKWLPGVIQGNGYNGKQITIRQILNHTSGIAEYSRSKDADFMDTKKSYTAEEIVKMGISLPPDFVPGKRWSYSNTGYVLLGILIEKVTGNSYAEEIENRIIEPLELSDTFLPGNSSVIPGTKHARGYSQPDEASEIKDVTYYNPSAGSSAGDMISTADDLNKFFSSLLGGKLLKEQQLKQMLTTVPTGRAGMDGWGLGIFETKLPNGVSIWGHTGGILGFSTIAGGTLGGKHTLVVSLNSLGRDNSPNPFKNILLAEFSK; this comes from the coding sequence ATGAAAATACGTAGTCAAATTACATTTGCAAGTCTGGCCCTTTTAATAACTGGAAGTTCCCTGCTATCCACATCACCAACCTCAATTGTAAAAGCAGAGCCCACTCAAAATGTATCTAGTTCGTTACAAACAAGCACTCAACGAAATCATAATTCCGTCAAGCAAGCAATGCGGGATACATTGCAACTTGGATTCCCGGGGATACTTGCTAAAACTTCTGAGGGTGGAAAAACGTGGGGTTATGCCGCTGGGGTAGCGAATCTGAGCACCAAGAAACCAATGGAAACAGATTTTCGCTTTCGCATTGGCAGCGTGACGAAGACGTTCACCGCAACGATTGTACTTCAATTAGCTGGAGAGAACCGCTTGAATCTAGACGACTCCATCGAAAAATGGTTGCCTGGTGTCATTCAAGGAAACGGATATAATGGTAAACAGATTACCATCCGGCAGATATTGAACCATACAAGTGGTATCGCTGAATACTCAAGGTCAAAAGACGCTGATTTTATGGATACAAAAAAATCGTATACGGCTGAAGAAATAGTGAAGATGGGGATTTCTCTGCCCCCAGACTTTGTCCCAGGAAAGAGATGGTCTTATTCAAACACAGGATACGTATTACTGGGTATTCTTATTGAAAAAGTAACCGGAAACAGCTACGCGGAAGAGATTGAAAATCGGATTATTGAACCGCTTGAATTGTCGGATACATTCCTACCTGGCAATTCAAGCGTTATTCCAGGCACCAAGCATGCTCGGGGATATTCCCAACCAGACGAAGCAAGTGAGATAAAAGACGTTACTTATTATAACCCAAGTGCAGGTAGCTCGGCTGGAGATATGATTTCTACTGCTGACGACTTAAATAAATTCTTCTCTTCCTTGCTCGGTGGCAAATTACTGAAGGAACAGCAACTAAAACAAATGCTTACTACAGTTCCTACAGGAAGAGCAGGAATGGATGGATGGGGTCTTGGAATCTTTGAAACTAAGCTTCCAAACGGGGTCTCGATATGGGGACACACAGGTGGCATTTTAGGGTTTTCTACTATTGCTGGAGGTACACTTGGAGGAAAGCATACGTTAGTCGTCAGTTTGAACAGTTTGGGTAGAGATAACAGTCCTAATCCTTTTAAAAATATTTTACTTGCTGAATTTAGCAAGTAG
- a CDS encoding PadR family transcriptional regulator, which yields MNVEDWKSQIKRGTLEFCILLLIKQRPYYGYEIISKLEQYPIVAAKENTIYPLLRRVLKEEYISSSWQESTVGLPPRKYYTITEKGNEYLNAMSLEWDNLLTAISEIKER from the coding sequence ATGAATGTAGAAGATTGGAAATCACAAATTAAGCGAGGAACACTCGAATTTTGTATTCTATTGCTAATAAAGCAGCGACCATATTATGGGTATGAAATCATTAGTAAGTTAGAGCAGTATCCTATTGTTGCTGCAAAAGAAAATACAATTTATCCTCTGCTTAGAAGAGTATTGAAGGAAGAATATATTTCTTCATCTTGGCAAGAAAGTACAGTGGGCTTGCCACCGAGAAAATATTATACCATTACAGAAAAAGGAAACGAATACTTAAACGCTATGTCCTTAGAATGGGATAATTTACTAACAGCTATATCAGAAATTAAGGAGCGTTAA